The Triticum urartu cultivar G1812 chromosome 5, Tu2.1, whole genome shotgun sequence genome contains the following window.
GGGTTGGCGTTGGGGAAGTGGTTGTTGGGGTCAGCCTGCGGGGCGGTGGCAGGCCGCTGCCCGGTCGGCCGGTTGGGGATCTCGGCCCCGGACGGCACGCCCTTGGACCTGGGGTCGACGCGGTCCTTGCCGCGGCCATAGAGCGGGACGAGCTTGTCCTCCTCGACGACGGCCTTGCAGACGGGGCACTCGGGGGAGTGCGAGTGGATGTGCAGCCACTTGTAGAGGCAGGGCCAGCAGAAGAGGTGGCCGCAGAGCGTGACGATGGGCTCCTGCGGCAGCTCGAAGCATATGTTGCACTCGAAGCTGCCCCCGCCGTCGCCGGCCACGCTGCTGCTCCCGCTCGTGGACTCCCCCACGTTGGCCGCCATGCCGGCTGAGCGTCACTCACGCGCCAGGAACCACCAACGACGAGCTGCAACGGATCAAATGGTTATGGTCATCAGCAACTCAACAACGCAGAGCAACCAACAGCTTGTAAAATTGCAGCGTATTTCGACGGCCAGACGTGCGGTAACAGCAAGACTAGCCAGATGTGCAGCTATCTTCCCAAGCAAGGATCGAATCGCTGACAAATCTATCAATGTACAGGCACAGGATTACCAAAGAAAGACTAGGCAGATGCGGCGCTATCTTCTCAAGCAAGGATGGAATCCCTGACAAATCCATCCGCAGGTAGAGGTTTACAAGTCAGATTTATGTGTAAATTCGTGACAGCAAATAAGCAACCAGGTCTGTCACAATAAGGCTGCTCAAACAAGGAATGAATGAGAGCGACTAGCGGAACTGCAGAAGTGGCAACTTGAATCTACTCGATGCATTGGAGAAAACAAAAACATCCCCAACCCTCCCCTTTACCCCTTTTGGGCAGGGACACGCCACCTACGAGATCTGGAGCTCGGCCACCCGCCAGCACGCGGAGGCAGGACCGGACCGGAGCACCGACAGCGCAGCGACTCCGACGAAGACACCTAGGCTAGACTAAACCGTCAGCGGCAGCGGCACAGGAAAGACCTAGGGCCAGAAGCTCCTCTCTCCCCCGAGCCCGGCGGCCGAATCCGAGGGGGACGGGCCCCGCGCAGGGAGGCGCTCGGCGAGCCGGGACGAGGAATCGGGCGGCAGATCCGAATCGGGGGGCGCGATCTGGCCGGCCCGGGCCGCGGGGAGGCGAGCGGGGCGGATCAGGGGGGAGGGTGGGACTGCTTACCGGCGGCGAGGAGACGGCGAGGCGCCTCCCTCCGGCCCGGCGGTGcgagaggaggggaggggaggggacgAGAAGCTTCGGGGAACAAgtggggaggaagaagatgacAAGGAGAGTATGAATAGGCGACTAGTCGCTCCCTCTCGCTGCCTGCGAGTTATTAATCGTTTCTGACTTTGGTCAAGCCGGGTTAATTAGTGAGTATAAGTACTAACGGCGACCCGGGACGGCCCAGTCGACATCGACGATGGGCTTCTAGGCCCAGCCCGTGCGACGACCGGCCGGCCACGTGAGAAATCATCAAAACACCCCTCAAAAAAACGTGAGAAATCAAAATTTTGCCTCGAAAAAGAAAACGTGAGAGGTCAAACTCCGCGCAAAAACAAGGTGAATAATCAAATTTTCTGATGAGAAAAAACAGGCGGCAAGCATGCATGTGCGCTCCAAACGTGTTTTTGTGCAGATCAGACGAACGGTGGCCGTCCGATCTGCTCCCCCACCTAACCTCGCATATATACACacctagtactagtagtagtagtagcagtagcaggTTAGTTAATGGTTAGTCCCCATCACTAATCAATTTGCCAACTCAAGCCCTGCCAACCCAATTCCTAACCACCACTTCCCCTTCATCCCAACGGAAGCCATAACAATTCCAATAAAAAAATAAATGGGTGATGTAACTGATGTATGTGGAAAGGAAATTCAAATCAAATATGCGATCAGCACAGAGTAGGGGACACAAAATTCAAACAGTCTCGAGATGTCAGCAACAGGGGATTGATTATTCACCTCTCAATGCAAAACACTTACTTGatcctttctttctttctttctttctttcagggGGACAAACAAGCAAACAGACACAGGAGCCTCATTCGACGTCGAACCCCTTCTCCTGGAGCTCCTGCACCACCTCGTTGCGCATCCGGAACCACAGCTTGCGCGCCTCCTGGTCAAACTTCTTCGACTGCAGCTGCTTCTGCATGTTGTCCGAGTCCATGTTGGCGTCCGCGAACCCCTTGGGCCCGATCGTCGTGCCCAGGGCGCCCCCGCTCTTTATGAACTCCTCCACTGCCTCCTCGTCGCCTGGGTACGGGAACTCCCTGCGCTCGTACAGATGCGCCATCTCCTTCTCTTCCTAGGTAAATGATTTGGAAATAGAATTTTAAAAGCAAGAAATATAAATTCAACATTCAGGTGAAAGGAACATAAGCATTGGCGTAAATGACTGCTCAGGGCTGTTTTCAACAACCTTGTACAAGAGAGATTCACCTCCTCTGAGTGATCACTATGGATGATCATATAACACCAAGCGTGCCACATTTGATGTCACAACATATAACCCGATAGAACTTAAGTTCCTTTTCATATCAGTCCCATGTTTTCAGTGTTCAATGTGACATGTAAGGAGTGCTTATTAGTTGATATTGGACGACCAGAAATGTGAACTATTTCAGTAAAGCATAACGAGGCATATGAAATATTTGCAGACAAAATATAATCCCCGCAATAAAGGTCGTCTAAATTGCATCTCAGAACCATAATACAAGTGTCTAATATGCTGCAGCCTATGCTTTAATCAGCAACCAGTTATGGCAGTTCACGGGTGCAAATCAGTTATAGTCTATGTATACTGCTGCAATTATGCGAGAGTCTCATACAACGAAATTGTAGAATGGACGCTGCTGGATCAATTCATGTCTCAAGTCACAGTATGCACTGTATGGACATTatctattgcaagttctgaaccGCAGCACCAAAAACTAAACATACAGCAGGATTAACTTATTGTACTGAACACATATCGTGCAGCAAAACAAAATGCCTCAGCGATTCATGCCTGCCCCATCCAAGAAATAAACTAAAGGTCACCAACGGCCATACCTTGGGCCGTGGCTTGAGCGTCCACCAGCCAAGCGGCGATGTCTCATTCCAGAACCACGCGGCGCCAAAAAGCGCGTATGTGCATAGCATGCCCTTGCCCATCTGCTTAAAGAAGTAGGCGTCCCCCTTCTCAAAACCCAGCCTCCTGAACCCCACAAATCAACAAGAACAGAGACATCATCAAGAATCAATCTGTTCAAAAGCCAAAGAACTGTAGACAGGGCAAGCCAGCTATGGAAGGCTAGTCGAACTCGCTTACTTCAGAAGCCGATGGGCCTGGGGGAAGCTGCGCAGCATCGTGCTCACCTGCAGGAAAGGGCAAAAGTGAAGGGGTTTTCAGTGCAGCATTTCCGTCAAACAGGTATGCTAATATAACGTAGGAACATGTTTGATACTCAGAGACTTCAAAGATTTACACCTGAATTGAGCATtgtaaaaaaaaagaaaacaatcaATGCAAATTACAAAATATAATTCACCTAAGAGTTGCAGAACTGGTAATGGTTTTGGACTTATATATGATTAGGCCTGTGCATTCAGCTAATTCAGTTAGTTCGTTTAGGAAGATATATGATCAAAACTTTGGCAAATGTGATATGGAATGAAAATACAGTTCAGTTTCAGTATGTACTACCTCTGTAACtaaaatataagacatttttgcAATTCAATTTGAACTGCAAAAATGCCTTATATTTAGTTACAGAGGTATGTACGAAACT
Protein-coding sequences here:
- the LOC125506876 gene encoding uncharacterized protein LOC125506876 → MLRSFPQAHRLLKRLGFEKGDAYFFKQMGKGMLCTYALFGAAWFWNETSPLGWWTLKPRPKEEKEMAHLYERREFPYPGDEEAVEEFIKSGGALGTTIGPKGFADANMDSDNMQKQLQSKKFDQEARKLWFRMRNEVVQELQEKGFDVE
- the LOC125506875 gene encoding E3 ubiquitin-protein ligase RNF5-like, which produces MAANVGESTSGSSSVAGDGGGSFECNICFELPQEPIVTLCGHLFCWPCLYKWLHIHSHSPECPVCKAVVEEDKLVPLYGRGKDRVDPRSKGVPSGAEIPNRPTGQRPATAPQADPNNHFPNANPNPWFMGGGGVPLANARWGNYTFSAAFGGLFPLLSFQVHGFPDATAYGQPAGFPYGYGHGHGHGHAFHGGNAHAAAPRHAPPGQQQQQADVYLKALLILVGFLVIASLITF